Part of the Bacteroidota bacterium genome, GGGTATCCGCGACCGCCGTTCCTGGAAGTAGCCAAAGATTCCTCCCAGCGCGGCCTTCGCCTGCAGCAGGTCCTGGCATGTTTCGACGATCAGGAGGTCGGCCCCTCCGTCGACCAGCCCCTTCGCCTGGGTATAGTACCCCTTCTCCATCTCCTTGAAGCTGATGTGGCCCAGGGACGGCAGCTTCGTGGTCGGACCCATCGACCCCGCGACAAATCGGGGCCTCCCCGCCGAGGAGTAGTCGCGCGCGACCTTCTTCGCGAGTTTGGCGGCTTCGAGATTCAGGATATAGGCCCGGTCGGCAAGCTCGTATTCGGCCAGCACCACCGGGTGGCCGCCGAAGGTATCCGTTTCGATCACGTCGCACCCTGCTTCGAGGAACCCCGCATGGACCGCTTCGACCGCCGGCGGCTTCGTGACGACGAGATTCTCGTTGCATCCATGATACCGTTCCCCCCCGAAATCCTCGGGATTGAGATTCTGATCCTGGATGGATGTCCCCATCGCCCCGTCGAGAACGACGACCTTCTCCTTCACGATGTCGAGGAATGATTCTGCCATCAGTTCACCGGTCTACGCATGGAATACAGCCGTTCGACAAATAACAAAACGGCGGTTTGCATCCGCTTCCACCCTGGGATGGAGGGGATTGAACCGCCGTACAAGACGCCGAATCGATAGTCGCTTAATTGTTTGGAATCATCTCCTGGACTGCAGAGGAAACGAATGAAACGGAATAGAGGGCAAACCCGTTCGACCGTGTGACCAGTTTCAGCTTGTGGCCGCCGTACTCCGCGTTCCGGACCAGATTATACATCCTCGCCTGGTCGACGAGGATATAGCTTCTTCCCTCCTCGTCGATCCTCACGTCGGATCCCCTGTTGGAGGGAACGAGATACTCGTCGTCCTGCCTGACGAAAACCTGGAAATTCGTTTCACCCTCGGGCTTGACGACAGCGTTGACCTCTCTCGCCTGATAGACGATGACGACGTGCGCCTCTTCCCCGTCCGTCCCGTCGAGCTTCACCGATGTCCGGTCGTTCAACCAGGCGCCGTGCAGATAGAGACGGCCGTCGAGATAGTATCCGGGATCTTCATAGCGGAGCGTCGACTCCGGTGCATAGCCCTCGACGTTGCCGATGGTGCCCCGTTGCCAGCCGGTCAGCACCTCGCGGGTGGCCCGGTAACAGACCGTGCCTGCCCGGTCGCTCTCCCGGATCGGTTCCATCACCAGCGGTAGGTCGTCGTGGTATCCGGCCTCGGTGATCAGGGATTGGATCGAGTGCTCGAAATTCTCGTACGATCCTTCCCCTTCCTGCACCACGCGAATGAAACCGTTCCTGTCGACCAGGTAGCGGGTGGGCCACACGGTGTTCCGGAACCCGTTCCAGATGAGAAAATCGTTATCCATGACCACAGGGTGCCTGATGTTCAGCTTCTCGAGCGCGCTGCGGACGTTGAGGGGGTCGTTTCCGAACGGAAACTGCGGGGTGTGGACACCGATGACGACAAGGCCCTTGTCGGCGTAACGCCGGTGCCACTCCTGCACATAGGGGAGGGATCGCAGGCAATTCTGGCACGCATAGTCCCAGAAATCGACGAGAATTGCAAAGCCCCTGAGCGCGCCGAGAGGGATCGGATCGGAATTGAACCAGAACGCCCCGTAGATTTCCGGTACCCGAAATTCCTGCCGAATGACGTCCATCCTGCTCCTTTTGGTTGGTTGCGCGGTCCCGCTCCAGAAAAGATACCGAAAATGGAGGGGAGAAGCAACTATTTCCGCCTGGAGCCGGCCCCCTCCACAACGATCACAAACTCGCCCTTCATCTTTTTCTTCTCGAAGAGGCGGTAGAGGTCGAGCGCGTTCCCCCGGAAGACCTCTTCGTCGGGCATTGTCAGATTGAACGCCACGCAGAGCCGCCGCCCGGCGCCGAACATTTCCGAGAGGTCTTTGAGGAGGGGGACGAGGCGGTAAGGAGTGTCCATGAAGACCATCGTGCGCTGCTCGCCTTGCAACTGGCGCAGTTCCGACACTCTTCTGTTGCTTTTCGCCGAGAGGAACCCGTAGAAGAGAAACTGGTCGATCGGAAACCCGCAGACCGTGAGGGCCGGCAGTAGGGATGATGCCCCCGGGATCGGCACGATCCGTATGCCGTTCTCGATCGCCTTGCGCACCAGGAGCTGGCCGGGATCGGAAAAGACGGGCGTCCCGGCATCCGAAATGAGCGCGACGGACTTCCCCGCCTTCAGATGCTCCAGGATGTGAAACGACGCCGCGGCTTCCGTATGCTCATTGAGGCTCTCGATGAGTTTCTCGGGGATCCCGTAGTGGGACAGGAGGCGTTGGCCCTCCCTCCGCTCCTCGTACACCACCACGTCGGCGGCCTTGAGGACATTCAGGGCGCGGAACGTGATATCATCGTAGTTTCCGATGGGAGTCGCGACAAGATAGAGAATCCCGCCGGTCATCAGGCGGGGAGGGCGGTTGGTTCCTGTGGATGCTTCTCTCTCCACATCCGGACCGACAGAACCAGCAAGGCGGTGGCGGGGATGGCGACGATCAGCCCGACGAACCCGAGGAAGTATCCGAAGACGACGAACGAGAGAATCATCACGACCGGGTGAAGGCCGATTTTGGATCCCACGATCTTCGGAGACCAGACCGTCGTCTCGATAAAATTCACCGCGACGTAGAGAAGCACGACACTCAAGACCCTCAGGACCACCGGCTCGCCGGTCAAAAACGCCGCGATGATCGCGAACACAAGGCTGGTGTAAAACCCGACATAGGGAATCAGGTTCAGGATTCCGGTGAGCATTCCCAGGACGACCGCATATTGAATGCCCAGCAGGAGCAATCCGGCGGTGGTCAGCACGCCCTGGATCGCGGCGACGATGAGCGTCCCCCTCAGATAGGACCCGAGGACGTCGTCCACGCGGGCGATGTACTCCCGGATCCACCCGGAAGATTCTTCCGGAATAAGCGAGGAGCAGTTCTTCCAGATCAGGGGAAGATCCTTGAGAAGATAAAAGGTAATGAACGGGACCAGGACGAAATTGAACACCTGCGAGATCATCGTCGAGGCGTTGGAAAGAAATCCGAAGGCGGCAACGAGCACCGACTTCAACAGCTCCCCGAGGTGGGAGGGAACATCCTTCGAGAGGTAGCTCTGGATCTGCTCGGCCGGCAGCCCGAGGCGGGCGAGGAAATCGGCCGCCTGGTTGTCGTTCAGAAACGTCAGGATTCCCCGCATGAATATGGACACCTCGGCGACGATGCTCCCGGATTGATTCAGAATCGCGGGGATCGCCAGGATGAAGAACGCCGCCATCGACCCGAGAACGATGACGATAAGCAGAAGCGAGGTGATCCATCGCCGCATCCCCCTTTTCTCCAGGAACGTGACCAGGGGGTTAAAGACGTAGGCCAGAAGAAAGGCGATGATAAAGGGGGAAAGAGTCCCGAGAAGGTTGGCAAAGAGCCAGAGAAGGAAGAGCAGAAGCGACAACCAGAGGATTCTCCGGACAACCGGAATCCGACGGAGAGGGAAGAGCAAGAAAGCGATCGAGGCAAGGAGAACAACGGGCGAC contains:
- a CDS encoding redoxin domain-containing protein: MDVIRQEFRVPEIYGAFWFNSDPIPLGALRGFAILVDFWDYACQNCLRSLPYVQEWHRRYADKGLVVIGVHTPQFPFGNDPLNVRSALEKLNIRHPVVMDNDFLIWNGFRNTVWPTRYLVDRNGFIRVVQEGEGSYENFEHSIQSLITEAGYHDDLPLVMEPIRESDRAGTVCYRATREVLTGWQRGTIGNVEGYAPESTLRYEDPGYYLDGRLYLHGAWLNDRTSVKLDGTDGEEAHVVIVYQAREVNAVVKPEGETNFQVFVRQDDEYLVPSNRGSDVRIDEEGRSYILVDQARMYNLVRNAEYGGHKLKLVTRSNGFALYSVSFVSSAVQEMIPNN
- the rsmI gene encoding 16S rRNA (cytidine(1402)-2'-O)-methyltransferase, translating into MTGGILYLVATPIGNYDDITFRALNVLKAADVVVYEERREGQRLLSHYGIPEKLIESLNEHTEAAASFHILEHLKAGKSVALISDAGTPVFSDPGQLLVRKAIENGIRIVPIPGASSLLPALTVCGFPIDQFLFYGFLSAKSNRRVSELRQLQGEQRTMVFMDTPYRLVPLLKDLSEMFGAGRRLCVAFNLTMPDEEVFRGNALDLYRLFEKKKMKGEFVIVVEGAGSRRK
- a CDS encoding AI-2E family transporter encodes the protein MSGKTDVAEAGGAVKLPEALLLITGISLFLFLAYSLLAILSPVVLLASIAFLLFPLRRIPVVRRILWLSLLLFLLWLFANLLGTLSPFIIAFLLAYVFNPLVTFLEKRGMRRWITSLLLIVIVLGSMAAFFILAIPAILNQSGSIVAEVSIFMRGILTFLNDNQAADFLARLGLPAEQIQSYLSKDVPSHLGELLKSVLVAAFGFLSNASTMISQVFNFVLVPFITFYLLKDLPLIWKNCSSLIPEESSGWIREYIARVDDVLGSYLRGTLIVAAIQGVLTTAGLLLLGIQYAVVLGMLTGILNLIPYVGFYTSLVFAIIAAFLTGEPVVLRVLSVVLLYVAVNFIETTVWSPKIVGSKIGLHPVVMILSFVVFGYFLGFVGLIVAIPATALLVLSVRMWREKHPQEPTALPA